Sequence from the Pseudomonas sp. LS.1a genome:
GGCCTGATCAACGCGCACTTCTGGCTGGCCACCATCGGCACCGTGCTGTACATCGCCTCGATGTGGGTCAACGGTATCGCCCAGGGCCTGATGTGGCGCGCGGTCAACAGTGACGGCACGCTCACCTACTCGTTCGTGGAAACCCTGGTGGCCAGCCACCCAGGCTTCATCGTGCGCTTCGTCGGTGGTGCGATCTTCCTCAGCGGCATGTTCCTGATGGCCTGGAACACCTGGCGCACCGTGCGTTCGCCGGCGCTCGATGTCGCCCCTGCGAACGCCCAGCTGGCTTGAGGAGACCTGCCTGATGAAACATGAAGTCATCGAGAAAAACGTCGGCCTGCTGGCCCTGCTGATGGTGTTTGCCGTCAGTATCGGCGGCCTGACCCAGATCGTCCCGCTGTTCTTCCAGGACGTCACCAACAAACCGGTGGAAGGCATGAAGCCCTACACCGCACTGCAACTGGAAGGCCGCGACATCTACATCCGCGAAGGCTGCGTAGGCTGCCACTCGCAGATGATCCGCCCGTTCCGCGCCGAAACCGAGCGCTATGGCCACTACTCGGTGGCCGGTGAAAGCGTGTGGGACCACCCGTTCCTGTGGGGTTCCAAGCGCACCGGGCCGGACCTGGCCCGGGTCGGTGGCCGTTACTCGGACGACTGGCACCGTGCGCACCTGTACAACCCGCGCAACGTGGTCCCGGAGTCGAAGATGCCGTCGTACCCGTGGCTGGTCGCCCAGCAGGTCGACAATAGCCACACCGACACCAAGATGCGCACCCTGCGCAGCCTGGGCGTGCCCTACACCGACGCCGACATCGCCGGGGCCCGCGACGCGGTCAAGGGCAAGACCGAGATGGACGCCCTGGTGGCCTACCTGCAGGTGCTCGGCACCGCGATCAAGAACAAGAGGTGAGTGCGATGGAAATGGACATCGGCATGATCCGCGGCCTGGGTACCCTGGTGGTGATGATCGCCTTCATCGGCCTCACCCTGTGGGTATTCAACCGCCGCCGCGACCATGATTTCGCCGAAGCGCGCCTGCTGCCCTTCGTCGACGACCGCCTGCCCTCTGCCGGACAGGAACCTGCTGCAAAAAGGAGTAACGGGCAATGACCACCTTCTGGAGTACGTACATCTGCGTACTGACCATCGGTAGCCTGATTGGCCTGACCTGGCTGTTGCTCGCCACCCGCAAGGGCCAGAGCAACACCACCGACCAGACCATGGGCCACAGCTTCGACGGCATCGAGGAATACGACAACCCGCTGCCCAAGTGGTGGTTCTGGCTGTTCGTCGGCACCCTGGTGTTCTCGGTCGGCTACCTGATCCTCTACCCGGGCCTGGGCAACTGGAAGGGCATCCTGCCAGGCTATGAAAACGGCTGGACCGGCGCCAACGAATGGCAGAAGGAAATGGACAAGGCCGACGCAAAATTCGGCCCGATCTTCGCCAAGTATGCTGCCATGCCCGTGGAAGAAGTGGCCAAGGACCCGCAGGCGCTGAAAATGGGCAGCCGCCTGTTTGCCTCCAACTGCTCGGTATGCCACGGCTCGGACGCCAAGGGTGCCTACGGCTTCCCCAACCTCACCGACAAGGACTGGCGCTGGGGCGGCGAGGCGGAAACCATCAAGGCTTCCATCATGAACGGCCGCCACGGCGTGATGCCGGCCTGGGCCGAAGTGATCGGCGAGCAGGGCGTGGCGGATGTGGCCGCGTTCGTGCTCACCGACCTCGCTGGCCGCACCCTGCCGGAAGGGGTCAAGGCCGACCCGGCCAAAGGCAAGGAGATCTTCGCCGGCAACTGCGTGGCCTGCCACGGGCCTGAAGGCAAGGGCACTCCGGCCATGGGTGCGCCAGACCTGACCCACCCGCAGGCGTTCATCTACGGTTCGAGCTTTGCCCAGTTGCAACAGACCATCCGCTATGGTCGCCAGGGGCAGATGCCGGCGCAGGCCGAGATCCAGGGCAACGACAAGGTGCACCTGCTGGCGGCGTATGTGTATAGCCTGTCGCAGGATCAAGCTTCGCCAGACCTGACAGCCAAGTAACACCCATTCGCGGCGGTTCGGCGTCCCGACTCGCCCGCTCCCACAGGTCAACCACAGATTTCAAGTATTGTGGTGAACCTGTGGGAACGGGCAAGCCCGCGAAGAGCTGCAAAGCAGCCCCTCTCCCTGCTCTCCCCTCCTTGCACCCCCTCCGAACAGAACTAAGCTTGTTGCCTCAGTGGGCCTCGCTCCGAAAGGACCGAAGCAGACGCGGCGCGTAGCCTGTTGCCGTCCCGATAAAAAGCTTGACCGATCGATCAGAAAAAGACGAAAAACGGTACACATTACAAATATTTATTTGTGTACAATCGCCAGAACCCGATTACTGCGGGACATCAGTGAACGGGCTCGGGCACGGGTCGGCGTACCAAAGTTGCGTTGCGGTAACCCCAGTGGTTATCAATACTGGCGCCGATTTTTCGACCAACAAGAACATCAAAACCGTGGAACCTTAGCAATGAGCACAGCAATCAGTCCGACTGCTTATAACTATAAGGTCGTCCGCCAGTTCGCCATCATGACGGTGGTCTGGGGGATCCTTGGCATGGGCCTCGGCGTCTTCATCGCCTCGCAGCTGGTATGGCCGCAACTGAACCTGGACCTGCCCTGGACCAGCTTCGGCCGCCTGCGCCCGCTGCACACCAACCTGGTGATCTTCGCCTTCGGGGGCTGTGCGCTGTTCGGCACCAGCTACTACGTGGTGCAGCGCACCTGCCAGACCCGGCTGATCTCCGACAGCATGGCCGCCTTCACCTTCTGGGGTTGGCAGGCGGTGATCGTCGGCGCGCTGATCACCCTGCCGATGGGCTACACCACCACCAAGGAATACGCCGAGCTCGAGTGGCCGCTGGCGATCCTGCTGGCCATCGTCTGGGTCACCTACGGGCTGGTGTTCTTCGGCACCATCGTCAAGCGCAAGACCAAGCACATCTATGTCGGCAACTGGTTCTACGGCGCCTTCATCGTGGTTACCGCGATGCTGCACATCGTCAACCACATCTCGCTGCCGGTAAGCCTGTTCAAGTCGTACTCGGCCTACTCCGGCGCCACCGACGCGATGATCCAGTGGTGGTACGGCCACAACGCCGTGGGCTTCTTCCTCACCACCGGCTTCCTGGGGATGATGTACTACTTCGTACCCAAGCAGGCCGAACGCCCGATCTACTCGTATCGCCTGTCGATCGTGCACTTCTGGGCACTGATCACCCTGTACATCTGGGCCGGCCCGCACCACCTGCACTACACCGCCCTGCCTGACTGGGCACAGTCGCTGGGCATGGTGATGTCGATCATCCTGCTGGCACCAAGCTGGGGGGGCATGATCAACGGCATGATGACCCTGTCCGGTGCCTGGCACAAACTGCGCACCGACCCGATCCTGCGCTTCCTGGTGGTGTCGCTGGCGTTCTACGGCATGTCCACCTTCGAAGGCCCGATGATGGCCATCAAGACCGTGAACTCGCTGTCGCACTACACCGACTGGACCATCGGCCACGTCCACGCCGGCGCCCTCGGCTGGGTGGCGATGATCTCGATCGGCGCCGTGTACCACATGATCCCGAAACTCTACGGTCGCGAGCAGATGCACAGCATCGGCCTGATCAACGCGCACTTCTGGCTGGCCACCATCGGCACTGTGCTGTACATCGCCTCGATGTGGGTAAACGGCATCACCCAAGGCCTGATGTGGCGCGCCATCAACGATGACGGCACCCTCACCTACTCCTTCGTCGAAGCCCTGCAGGCAAGCCACCCTGGCTATATCGTCCGCGCCCTGGGCGGTGCGTTCTTCGCCACCGGCATGCTGCTGATGGCCTACAACGTGTTCCGTACCGTACGTGCCGCCAACCCGGCACAGGCTGAGGAAGCCGCCAAGATCGTCGTCGTGGGAGCGCACTGATGAAGCATGAAGCCGTCGAGAAGAACATAGGCCTGCTGGCCTTCTTCATGGTCATCGCCGTGAGCGTCGGTGGCCTGACCCAGATCGTCCCGCTGTTTTTCCAGGACGTCACCAACAAGCCCGTGGAAGGCATGAAGCCGCGCACCGCGCTGGAACTGGAAGGCCGCGATATCTACATCCGCGAAGGCTGCGTGGGCTGCCACTCGCAGATGGTCCGCCCGTTCCGCGCCGAAACCGAGCGCTATGGCCACTACTCGGTGGCCGGTGAAAGCGTGTGGGACCACCCGTTCCTGTGGGGCTCCAAGCGCACCGGGCCGGACCTGGCCCGGGTCGGTGGCCGCTACTCCGACGACTGGCACCGCGCGCACCTGTACAACCCGCGCAACGTGGTACCGGAATCGAAGATGCCGTCGTACCCATGGCTGGTCGAGCACAAGCTCGACGGCAAGGACACCGCGAAGAAGATGGAAGTACTGCGCACCCTCGGCGTGCCGTACACCGACGCCGACATCGCCGGGGCCCGCGACGCGGTCAAGGGCAAGACCGAAATGGACGCCATCGTCGCGTACCTGCAGGGTCTTGGCACCATCATCAAGAGCAAACGGTGACGCTGATGGATATCGGGATGATTCGCGGCCTGGGCACCGTCGTGGTGATGGTGGCTTTCGTGGGCCTGGCGCTGTGGGTGTTCAACCCACGGCGTAAAAAGGACTTCGACGAAGCCACCCAACTGCCCTTCGCGGATGACACCGAGGCCTGCCGCCACGTCGAGCAAGAGCACGCAAAAGCTTCTGGGAGCAAAAAACAATGACAACCTTCTGGAGTCTGTACGTTACCGTCCTGACCCTGGGCACCATCTTCTCGTTGACCTGGCTGCTGCTGTCGACCCGCAAGGGCCAGCGCGAAGAGGTCACCGACGAAACCGTCGGGCATGCCTTCGATGGCATCGAGGAGTACGACAACCCGCTGCCGAAATGGTGGTTCTGGCTGTTCGTCGGCACCATCGTCTTCGCCCTCGGCTACCTGGTGCTGTACCCGGGCCTGGGCAACTGGAAAGGCATCCTGCCGGGCTACTCGTACCTGGATAACGACAAGCAGACCGAGTTCTCCAACGGCCAGCCGGGCTGGACCGGCGTGCACGAGTGGGAAAAGGAAATGGCCAAGGCCGACGCCCGCTTCGGGCCGATCTTCGCCAAGTTCGCGGCCATGCCCATCACTGAGGTGGCCAAGGACCCGCAGGCCCTGAAGATGGGCGCGCGGCTGTTCGCTTCCAACTGCTCGGTGTGCCACGGCTCCGACGCCAAGGGTGCCTTCGGCTTCCCTAACCTCACCGACAACGACTGGCGCTGGGGCGGCGAGCCGGACACCATCAAGACCACCATCATGGGCGGCCGCCACGGCGTGATGCCGGCCTGGGCCGAGGTGATCGGTGACCAGGGCGTGGCCGACGTGGCCGCGTTCGTGGTCAGCAAGCTCGATGGCCGTACCCTGCCAGAAGGCGTGAAGGCCGATGCCGAGAACGGGCAGAAGATCTTCGCCGCCAACTGCGTGGCCTGCCACGGGCCCGAGGGCAAGGGTACGCCGGCCATGGGCGCGCCAAACCTGACCCACCCGCAGGCGTTCATCTACGGTTCGAGCTTTGCACAACTGCAGCAGACCATCCGTTATGGCCGCCAGGGGCAGATGCCAGCCCAGGAGCAGTTGCAGGGGAATGACAAGGTGCACCTGCTGGCGGCGTATGTTTACAGCCTGTCGCAGCAGGCCGAACCGGCCAAGGCCGAGTAAGGCAGGCCCGGCCTCTTCGCGGGTAAACCCGCTCCCACAGGCACTGCGCTCGCGTCAGAATCTGTGCGGTCCCTGTGGGAGCGGGTTCACCCGCGAAGAGGCCGGTACTGAAAACACATTTGTTGCAGGCTCCATGACCTGGATCAATTGACACCTGCCATAACACGATTCGTGCCACGAACCCAACGCGACTAAAGGTCGCAGTGCAGCCCCATACCGCCATCAGCGGCGTATCATGGGCCGCAGAGCGCTAGCAGATTGCGCGAGACTGCGGCCGGCACGCACTGGCTGCGGCGTTTCTCCACTGCCGTGGGACTTGATGATGAGCAAGCAAATTCCGGTACATGACGTCACCCCGCCTGCCAACAAAGGGAAGGATTCCGTCGACCTCTACGCCTCCCGGGAAAAGATCTACACCCGTGCCTTCACCGGCCTGTTCCGACGCCTGCGCATGGTCGGCGGGGCAGTGCTGTTCCTGCTGTACTTCGGCACCGTGTGGCTGAACTGGGGCGGCCACCAGGCCGTGTGGTGGAACCTGCCCGAGCGCAAGTTCTACATCTTCGGCGCCACCATCTGGCCGCAAGACTTCATTCTGCTTTCAGGCATCCTCATCGTTGCTGCCTTCGGCCTGTTCTTCATCACCGTGTTCGCCGGCCGGGTGTGGTGCGGCTACACCTGCCCGCAAAGCGTGTGGACATGGATTTTCATGTGGTGCGAAAAGGTCACCGAGGGCGACCGCAACCAGCGCATGAAGCTCGACAAAGCCCCCATGAGCGGCAACAAGTTCCTGCGCAAGTTCGCCAAGCACAGCCTGTGGCTGCTGATCGGTTTCGTCACCGGCATGACCTTCGTCGGCTATTTCTCGCCGATCCGTGAACTGGCCACCGAATTCTTTACCGGTCAGGCCGACGGCTGGGCCTACTTCTGGGTCGGCTTCTTCACCCTCGCCACCTACGGCAACGCCGGCTGGCTGCGCGAGCAGGTGTGCGTGTACATGTGCCCCTACGCGCGCTTCCAGAGCGTGATGTTCGACAAGGACACGCTGATCGTTTCCTACGACCCGCGCCGTGGCGAAACCCGCGGCCCGCGCAAAAAGGACCTGGACTACAAGGCTGCGGGCCTGGGCGACTGCATCGACTGCACCATGTGCGTGCAGGTCTGCCCCACCGGCATCGACATCCGTGACGGCCTGCAGATCGAGTGCATCGGCTGCGCCGCGTGCATCGACGCCTGTGACAACATCATGGACAAGATGAACTACCCCAAAGGGCTGATCAGCTACACCACCGAACACAACCTGTCCGGGCAGAAGACCCACCTGCTGCGCCCGCGGCTGATCGGTTACGCCGTGGTACTGCTGGTGATGATGGTCGGCCTGGCCACCGCCTTCGCCACCCGTTCGCTGGTCGGTTTCGACGTCAGCAAGGACCGTGTGCTGTACCGCGAGAACGCCCAGGGGCGGATCGAGAACGTGTACAGCCTGAAGGTGATGAACAAGGACCAGCGTGACCACGTCTACGTGCTGGACGCCACTGGCCTGCCGGACCTGAAGCTTGAAGGCCAGCGCGAGATCCGCGTGGACGCTGGTGATATCGTCAGCCTGCCGGTGCAACTGTCGGTCGCGCCCGAGAAACTGCCGTCGACCACCAACGAAATCACCTTCATCCTCAAGAGCGCCGATGACAGCGACGCCCAGGTTGAAGCCAAGAGCCGTTTCATCGGCCCACAGATCCGCTAAGAGAGATAACCACCAATGCCTGCCACCGCCGCCAGCCCCTGGTACAAGCACCTCTGGCCCTGGATCATCATCGGTATCCTCGCCACCTCGGTGTGCCTGAGCCTGACCATGGTCAGCATCGCCGTGCACAACCCGGACAACCTGGTGAACGACAACTACTACGAGGCCGGCAAGGGCATCAACCGCTCGCTGGACCGAGAACTGCTGGCACAGAACCTGGGCCTGAAGGCCGGCGTGCACCTGGACGAGCTGACCGGCGAAGTGGACGTGCGCCTGGCCGGCAACAGCGACCCGCAGAGCCTGGAGCTGAACCTGATTTCGCCGACCCAGCCGGAGAAAGACCGCAAGGTGCTGCTGAGCAGGGTCGAGGCAGGGCGCTATGTGGGGCAACTGGAGGACAAGGTCGACGGGCGCCGTTTCGTTGAGCTGCTGGGTAGCGAAGGTGGCCAGGTTTGGCGCTTGTTCGAGGAAGAAAAGGTGGAGCATGGTGTGACCTTGCAGCTGGGTGATGAAGCGCTCCAGGGGGCCGAGCACCGATAAACGCACCTCCGCCGCTCCTTGTGGGAGCGGGTTTACCCGCGAAGGCGTCAGACCTGAAAGCATCATCGCCGGATCTGACGCTTTCGCGGGTGAACCCGCTCCCACAGGCACCGTGCCCAACCAGCCGATTTGTGTAAGGCAAATGATGTGATGACCCAGCCCACCCCCTGCTACCACTGCGCCCTGCCCGTCCCCGCCGGCAACCGCTTCAGCGCCGTGGTCCTCGGCCAACCCCGGCAGTTCTGCTGCCCCGGCTGCCAGGCGGTGGCCGAATCGATCGTTGCCGGTGGCCTGGAGCACTACTACCAGCACCGCAGCGACAACAGCGCCAACCCCGAGGCCCTGCCCAATCAGCTACAGGACGAACTGGCCCTCTACGACCGCAGCGACGTACAGCAAACCTTCGTGCGCCATGCCGGCGATCTGGCCGAAGCTACCCTGCTGGTCGAAGGCATCAGCTGCGCCGCCTGCGGCTGGCTGATCGAAAAGCACCTGCGCAACCTGCCCGGTGTTGCCGAAGCACGCCTGAACCTGTCCAACCACCGCCTGTTGCTGAACTGGGATGACAAGCTACTGCCACTCTCGCGCCTGCTCGCCGAGCTGCGCCAGATCGGCTACGCCGCCCACCCCTACCAGCCCGACCAGGCCACCGAGCAACTGGCCCGCGAGAACCGCAGCGCCCTGCGCCGCCTGGGCGTGGCCGGGCTGCTGTGGTTTCAGGCGATGATGGCAACCATGGCCACCTGGCCGGAATTCAACATCGACCTGTCGCCCGAACTGCACACCATCCTGCGCTGGGTGGCGCTGTTCCTCACCATCCCCATCGTGTTCTACAGCTGCGCGCCGTTCTTCAAGGGCGCGGCACGCGACCTGCGCACCCGCCACCTGACCATGGACGTTTCGGTGTCGCTGGCCATTGGCCTGGCCTTCGGCGCCGGCATCTGGACCGCCATCACCGGCAGCGGCGAGCTGTATTTCGACACCGTGGGCATGTTTGCGCTGTTCCTGCTCACTGGCCGCTACCTGGAGCGCCGCGCCCGCGAACGCACCGCCGCGGCCACTGCGCAGCTGGTCAACCTGCTGCCGGCCTCGTGCCTGCGCCTGGACACCCACGGCCGCAGCGAGCGCATCCTGCTCAGCGAACTGCAGTGCGGTGACACGGTACAGGTGCTGCCAGGCGCAGTAATCCCCGCCGACGGGCGCATCGTCGAAGGCCGCTCCAGCGTCGATGAATCGCTGCTGACCGGTGAATACCTGCCGCAACCACGCCGAGTCGGCGAGCGGGTTACCGGCGGCACCCTGAATGTCGAAAGCACCCTGAACGTGGAAGTGGAAGCCCTCGGCCACGACTCGCGGTTGTCGGCCATTGTCCGCCTGCTGGAACGCGCCCAGACCGAGAAACCACGCCTGGCCGAAATCGCCGACCGGGCCTCGCAGTGGTTCCTGCTGTTCTCGCTGCTGGCCGCCGCAGCCATCGGCCTGTGGTGGTGGCACCTGGACCCGGCGCGGGCGTTCTGGATCGTACTGGCCATGCTGGTAGCGACCTGCCCTTGCGCGCTGTCCCTGGCCACGCCAACGGCGCTTACTGCTGCCACCGGCACCTTGCACAAGCTCGGCCTGCTGGTGACCCGCGGCCATGTGCTGGAAGGCCTGAACCAGATCGACACGGTGATTTTCGACAAGACCGGCACCCTGACCGAAGGCCGCCTGACCTTGCGCAGCATCCGCCC
This genomic interval carries:
- a CDS encoding FixH family protein — encoded protein: MPATAASPWYKHLWPWIIIGILATSVCLSLTMVSIAVHNPDNLVNDNYYEAGKGINRSLDRELLAQNLGLKAGVHLDELTGEVDVRLAGNSDPQSLELNLISPTQPEKDRKVLLSRVEAGRYVGQLEDKVDGRRFVELLGSEGGQVWRLFEEEKVEHGVTLQLGDEALQGAEHR
- the ccoO gene encoding cytochrome-c oxidase, cbb3-type subunit II, coding for MKHEAVEKNIGLLAFFMVIAVSVGGLTQIVPLFFQDVTNKPVEGMKPRTALELEGRDIYIREGCVGCHSQMVRPFRAETERYGHYSVAGESVWDHPFLWGSKRTGPDLARVGGRYSDDWHRAHLYNPRNVVPESKMPSYPWLVEHKLDGKDTAKKMEVLRTLGVPYTDADIAGARDAVKGKTEMDAIVAYLQGLGTIIKSKR
- a CDS encoding cbb3-type cytochrome oxidase subunit 3, yielding MEMDIGMIRGLGTLVVMIAFIGLTLWVFNRRRDHDFAEARLLPFVDDRLPSAGQEPAAKRSNGQ
- the ccoO gene encoding cytochrome-c oxidase, cbb3-type subunit II gives rise to the protein MKHEVIEKNVGLLALLMVFAVSIGGLTQIVPLFFQDVTNKPVEGMKPYTALQLEGRDIYIREGCVGCHSQMIRPFRAETERYGHYSVAGESVWDHPFLWGSKRTGPDLARVGGRYSDDWHRAHLYNPRNVVPESKMPSYPWLVAQQVDNSHTDTKMRTLRSLGVPYTDADIAGARDAVKGKTEMDALVAYLQVLGTAIKNKR
- the ccoP gene encoding cytochrome-c oxidase, cbb3-type subunit III, coding for MTTFWSTYICVLTIGSLIGLTWLLLATRKGQSNTTDQTMGHSFDGIEEYDNPLPKWWFWLFVGTLVFSVGYLILYPGLGNWKGILPGYENGWTGANEWQKEMDKADAKFGPIFAKYAAMPVEEVAKDPQALKMGSRLFASNCSVCHGSDAKGAYGFPNLTDKDWRWGGEAETIKASIMNGRHGVMPAWAEVIGEQGVADVAAFVLTDLAGRTLPEGVKADPAKGKEIFAGNCVACHGPEGKGTPAMGAPDLTHPQAFIYGSSFAQLQQTIRYGRQGQMPAQAEIQGNDKVHLLAAYVYSLSQDQASPDLTAK
- the ccoG gene encoding cytochrome c oxidase accessory protein CcoG, which translates into the protein MSKQIPVHDVTPPANKGKDSVDLYASREKIYTRAFTGLFRRLRMVGGAVLFLLYFGTVWLNWGGHQAVWWNLPERKFYIFGATIWPQDFILLSGILIVAAFGLFFITVFAGRVWCGYTCPQSVWTWIFMWCEKVTEGDRNQRMKLDKAPMSGNKFLRKFAKHSLWLLIGFVTGMTFVGYFSPIRELATEFFTGQADGWAYFWVGFFTLATYGNAGWLREQVCVYMCPYARFQSVMFDKDTLIVSYDPRRGETRGPRKKDLDYKAAGLGDCIDCTMCVQVCPTGIDIRDGLQIECIGCAACIDACDNIMDKMNYPKGLISYTTEHNLSGQKTHLLRPRLIGYAVVLLVMMVGLATAFATRSLVGFDVSKDRVLYRENAQGRIENVYSLKVMNKDQRDHVYVLDATGLPDLKLEGQREIRVDAGDIVSLPVQLSVAPEKLPSTTNEITFILKSADDSDAQVEAKSRFIGPQIR
- the ccoN gene encoding cytochrome-c oxidase, cbb3-type subunit I, with amino-acid sequence MSTAISPTAYNYKVVRQFAIMTVVWGILGMGLGVFIASQLVWPQLNLDLPWTSFGRLRPLHTNLVIFAFGGCALFGTSYYVVQRTCQTRLISDSMAAFTFWGWQAVIVGALITLPMGYTTTKEYAELEWPLAILLAIVWVTYGLVFFGTIVKRKTKHIYVGNWFYGAFIVVTAMLHIVNHISLPVSLFKSYSAYSGATDAMIQWWYGHNAVGFFLTTGFLGMMYYFVPKQAERPIYSYRLSIVHFWALITLYIWAGPHHLHYTALPDWAQSLGMVMSIILLAPSWGGMINGMMTLSGAWHKLRTDPILRFLVVSLAFYGMSTFEGPMMAIKTVNSLSHYTDWTIGHVHAGALGWVAMISIGAVYHMIPKLYGREQMHSIGLINAHFWLATIGTVLYIASMWVNGITQGLMWRAINDDGTLTYSFVEALQASHPGYIVRALGGAFFATGMLLMAYNVFRTVRAANPAQAEEAAKIVVVGAH
- a CDS encoding heavy metal translocating P-type ATPase, with product MTQPTPCYHCALPVPAGNRFSAVVLGQPRQFCCPGCQAVAESIVAGGLEHYYQHRSDNSANPEALPNQLQDELALYDRSDVQQTFVRHAGDLAEATLLVEGISCAACGWLIEKHLRNLPGVAEARLNLSNHRLLLNWDDKLLPLSRLLAELRQIGYAAHPYQPDQATEQLARENRSALRRLGVAGLLWFQAMMATMATWPEFNIDLSPELHTILRWVALFLTIPIVFYSCAPFFKGAARDLRTRHLTMDVSVSLAIGLAFGAGIWTAITGSGELYFDTVGMFALFLLTGRYLERRARERTAAATAQLVNLLPASCLRLDTHGRSERILLSELQCGDTVQVLPGAVIPADGRIVEGRSSVDESLLTGEYLPQPRRVGERVTGGTLNVESTLNVEVEALGHDSRLSAIVRLLERAQTEKPRLAEIADRASQWFLLFSLLAAAAIGLWWWHLDPARAFWIVLAMLVATCPCALSLATPTALTAATGTLHKLGLLVTRGHVLEGLNQIDTVIFDKTGTLTEGRLTLRSIRPLGSLPADRCLALAAALENRSEHPIARAFGRTATPADDVQTVPGLGLEGLVEGQHLRIGQATFVCALSGAEIPSVPEPRGQWLLLGDRQGPLAWFGLDDRLRDDAPALLAACKARGWRTLLLSGDSSPMVAEVAAQLGIDQAIGGLRPDDKLDRLKALQAAGHKVLMLGDGVNDVPVLAAADISIAMGSATDLAKTSADAVLLSNRLQALVQAFELARRTRRNILENLLWATLYNGLMLPFAALGWITPVWAAIGMSVSSLIVVLNALRLTRLPLASGLPTNEAPLPGRKSPCPPSTS
- a CDS encoding cbb3-type cytochrome oxidase subunit 3, with the protein product MDIGMIRGLGTVVVMVAFVGLALWVFNPRRKKDFDEATQLPFADDTEACRHVEQEHAKASGSKKQ
- the ccoP gene encoding cytochrome-c oxidase, cbb3-type subunit III, with protein sequence MTTFWSLYVTVLTLGTIFSLTWLLLSTRKGQREEVTDETVGHAFDGIEEYDNPLPKWWFWLFVGTIVFALGYLVLYPGLGNWKGILPGYSYLDNDKQTEFSNGQPGWTGVHEWEKEMAKADARFGPIFAKFAAMPITEVAKDPQALKMGARLFASNCSVCHGSDAKGAFGFPNLTDNDWRWGGEPDTIKTTIMGGRHGVMPAWAEVIGDQGVADVAAFVVSKLDGRTLPEGVKADAENGQKIFAANCVACHGPEGKGTPAMGAPNLTHPQAFIYGSSFAQLQQTIRYGRQGQMPAQEQLQGNDKVHLLAAYVYSLSQQAEPAKAE